In Tripterygium wilfordii isolate XIE 37 chromosome 15, ASM1340144v1, whole genome shotgun sequence, one DNA window encodes the following:
- the LOC120017298 gene encoding GDSL esterase/lipase At5g41890, translating to MDKLMNLGISTSIVVVVYFLQLILPCLAFTSFLFGDSLADAGNNDYIFTFSKADSPPYGIDFKPSGGRPTGRFTNGRTISDILGQALGAKSFPPPFLAPNATQANSLLTGINYASGASGILDQTGFLFIGRVSLRHQVNYFEQTRAYMVKIMGENGTKEFLKKAIFSLTIGSNDILNYVQPLIPFFGHDKVSPSMFQDFMVSNLTVQLKRLHDLGARKFVVVGIGPLGCIPIVRALNLVSTGDCSVEINELIRGYNKKLNETLQGLNQELGPEAVLVYANPYDIFLRIVLNYDQYGFENAYKPCCGGYFPFFLCLKGSNGNTSSTACEDRSKYVFWDAFHPTEAANLFIAKELLDGDPSVTFPINIRELYNYKS from the exons ATGGACAAACTAATGAATTTGGGAATTTCTACGTCAATAGTGGTCGTGGTCTATTTCTTACAATTAATCCTGCCTTGTCTTGCTTTCACTTCATTCCTGTTTGGAGACTCTTTGGCTGATGCCGGAAACAATGACTATATCTTCACTTTTTCAAAGGCTGATTCACCTCCTTATGGCATTGATTTCAAGCCTTCCGGTGGCCGTCCCACCGGTAGATTCACCAACGGCCGCACCATCTCGGACATTCTAG GACAAGCACTCGGAGCCAAATCATTTCCACCACCATTTCTTGCACCAAACGCTACTCAAGCTAATTCACTTCTCACCGGCATTAATTATGCTTCTGGAGCTTCAGGAATTTTGGACCAAACTGGCTTCTTGTTT ATTGGAAGAGTCTCTTTAAGGCATCAAGTGAATTATTTTGAGCAAACCAGAGCTTATATGGTAAAAATAATGGGAGAGAATGGCACAAAAGAGTTCTTAAAGAAGGCAATTTTCTCTCTAACAATTGGGTCCAATGATATATTGAACTATGTCCAACCATTAATACCATTTTTTGGGCATGACAAGGTTTCTCCTAGTATGTTCCAAGATTTCATGGTATCCAACTTGACCGTACAACTTAAG AGACTCCATGATTTAGGAGCAAGAAAGTTTGTTGTAGTTGGGATTGGACCACTTGGTTGCATACCAATAGTTCGTGCACTAAACCTAGTATCAACTGGAGATTGCTCGGTCGAGATTAACGAATTAATCCGTGGTTATAACAAGAAATTAAACGAGACTCTTCAAGGATTAAATCAAGAATTGGGACCGGAAGCCGTATTGGTTTACGCTAATCCCTACGATATTTTCCTAAGGATCGTACTAAACTATGATCAATACG GATTTGAGAATGCATACAAGCCATGTTGTGGGGGGTACTTCCCATTTTTTCTATGCTTGAAAGGTAGTAATGGGAACACAAGCTCTACAGCTTGTGAAGATCGATCTAAGTATGTGTTTTGGGATGCATTTCACCCAACTGAGGCTGCTAATCTCTTCATTGCAAAGGAATTGCTAGATGGGGATCCAAGTGTAACCTTCCCAATCAACATTCGTGAGCTCTACAATTACAAGTCCTAA
- the LOC120016517 gene encoding probable lysophospholipase BODYGUARD 3, which produces MGLIGKILNEAISFIVFCFLDLLDFVLCYVYKVADLLIEAEWKPCYCSSTKEAITSSGKILVSEQGESKIVCMNSSKLEMEDISDTLYVRPSLVSEVSRVTTKGEKVIIKKGTVRSVTVNSTIVEMLQGKINGAQQPQFIPRWSDCDCQLCNSWSSSCKETLYVKAEGPKGNKAKEDVLFIHGFISSSAFWTETLFPNFSTAAKSTYRLFAIDLLGFGRSPKPIDSFYTLKDHLDMIESSVIEPYKVKSFHIVAHSLGCILALALAVKHPGSVKSLTLLAPPYYPVPKGAQAAQYAMRMIAPRRVWPAMAFCASIACWYEHVSRTVCLLICKNHRLWEFLTKFVTRNRIRTYLLEGFFIHTHNAAWHTLHNIICGAAGKLDRYLDTVRDRLKCNVTLIHGRNDELIPIECSYNVQKRIPRARVKVIDHKDHITIVIKRQKAFARELEEIWRRSS; this is translated from the exons ATGGGTTTAATTGGGAAGATATTGAACGAGGCTATAAGCTTCATTGTGTTCTGTTTTCTGGACCTCCTTGATTTTGTTCTCTGTTATGTGTACAAAGTTGCAGATTTGTTAATCGAAGCTGAATGGAAGCCTTGTTATTGTTCTTCCACTAAAGAAGCGATTACTAGTAGTGGCAAGATCTTGGTCTCCGAACAAGGTGAGTCCAAGATTGTTTGTATGAATTCGAGCAAGCTGGAGATGGAGGATATCTCCGACACTCTCTACGTGCGTCCTTCGCTTGTGTCCGAGGTCTCTAGAGTAACAACTAAGGGCGAGAAGGTGATCATCAAGAAAGGAACGGTGAGATCGGTCACCGTTAACTCCACCATTGTTGAAATGCTTCAAGGGAAGATTAACGGAGCACAACAACCTCAATTTATTCCAAGGTGGTCTGATTGTGATTGTCAATTGTGCAATTCTTGGTCGTCTTCTTGCAAAGAAACCCTCTACGTCAAAGCAGAAGGTCCAAAAG GTAATAAGGCTAAAGAAGATGTACTTTTCATTCATGGGTTCATATCATCATCAGCATTTTGGACAGAGACATTGTTTCCAAACTTCTCCACCGCTGCAAAATCGACTTATCGATTGTTCGCAATTGATTTACTAGGATTTGGGAGAAGTCCTAAACCAATTGACTCTTTTTACACATTAAAAGATCATTTGGACATGATTGAAAGTTCAGTCATTGAACCATACAAAGTCAAGTCCTTCCACATTGTGGCTCACTCTTTAGGTTGCATCTTAGCCCTTGCACTTGCCGTCAAACACCCTGGCTCGGTCAAGTCTCTCACTCTGCTAGCACCA cCATACTACCCGGTGCCAAAGGGTGCACAGGCAGCACAATATGCGATGAGAATGATCGCTCCGCGGAGGGTTTGGCCAGCGATGGCGTTTTGTGCATCGATTGCTTGCTGGTACGAGCATGTCTCGCGGACAGTTTGCCTGCTCATCTGCAAGAACCACAGGTTGTGGGAATTTCTTACCAAATTTGTCACCAGAAACAG GATCAGGACATACTTGCTTGAAGGGTTCTTCATTCACACACACAATGCAGCATGGCATACCCTACACAACATTATTTGTGGAGCTGCCGGAAAACTTGACCGTTACCTCGACACGGTCCGCGACCGCCTGAAATGTAACGTCACACTAATTCATGGCAGGAATGACGAATTGATCCCAATTGAGTGTAGCTACAATGTCCAGAAACGAATTCCCCGAGCGCGAGTTAAGGTGATCGACCACAAAGATCATATTACCATTGTTATTAAAAGACAGAAGGCATTTGCTAGAGAACTTgaggagatttggagaagaTCGAGCTGA
- the LOC120017299 gene encoding aldehyde oxidase GLOX1-like — protein sequence MSMEPNRVSSLLVLFTTTIIPLFCSAVGEHHKLPGKWELLTSNCGISAMHMQLLPDNNVIIFDWTRRGPSNISLPPNGKCDNGDCTAHSVEFNLVKKTVRPLYIVTNTWCSSGSLSSRGVLIQTGGTDLGFKVTRYFKPFVGGDWIEHPNGLLVPRWYASNQILPNGKIIVVGGRDQFNYEFVPKSKPNYDKLHPLKFLDETMYHSEVEDNLYPFLHLSPDGNLFIFANDRAILLDYVKNRVVRTYSVLPGRVSRNYPSTGSSVLLPIRLSSKYSSSIPDAEVLVCGGSWPNAFNEADKKNHFVGASKTCGRLMITEENPNWVIEEMPTERIMGDMILLPTGDVLIVNGAKNGSAGWNYARSPVLNPALYHSDFNSKPSRFEVMSASNRPRMYHSTALLIPDGRVLVAGSNSHKTYNFSSLYPTDLSIEAFSPPYLTSKTHPRPRINWIKPGVKLVYGRKFSVGVDLGGEEFNGRIDLTMVAPSFTTHSFSMNQRVLFLAVDGVEKKRNGGSVIKANAPATAALAPPGYYLLFVVGDGVPSTAIWVHIRKR from the coding sequence ATGTCCATGGAACCAAACAGGGTGTCTTCATTGCTAGTTCTATTCACAACAACTATCATTCCTCTGTTCTGTTCGGCCGTCGGAGAACACCACAAGTTGCCCGGAAAATGGGAGTTACTGACGAGCAACTGTGGAATCTCGGCAATGCATATGCAACTACTTCCAGACAACAATGTAATAATCTTCGATTGGACTAGAAGGGGTCCATCCAACATTTCATTGCCACCGAATGGAAAATGTGATAATGGGGATTGCACTGCTCACTCAGTTGAATTCAATCTAGTGAAGAAAACTGTCCGGCCACTCTACATTGTCACCAACACATGGTGTTCGTCGGGATCGTTGTCTTCGCGCGGTGTGTTGATTCAGACTGGAGGGACTGACCTTGGATTTAAAGTTACTCGGTACTTCAAGCCATTCGTGGGTGGTGATTGGATTGAACATCCAAATGGACTACTTGTACCGAGATGGTATGCTTCGAATCAAATCCTTCCCAATGGAAAAATCATTGTCGTTGGTGGTAGAGATCAATTCAATTACGAATTCGTTCCTAAATCAAAACCCAACTATGACAAGCTCCACCCTCTCAAATTCCTTGATGAAACAATGTATCATTCAGAAGTTGAAGACAATCTCTACCCTTTTTTGCATCTATCTCCGGATGGGAATCTGTTCATCTTCGCAAACGACAGAGCAATTCTTCTCGACTATGTGAAAAACAGAGTTGTCAGAACATACTCTGTACTTCCTGGTCGTGTCTCACGCAACTATCCAAGCACAGGCTCTTCGGTTCTTCTTCCCATAAGACTATCATCGAAATATTCCTCCTCAATTCCAGACGCAGAAGTTCTTGTTTGTGGTGGGTCGTGGCCTAATGCCTTCAATGAAGCGGACAAGAAAAACCATTTTGTTGGTGCAAGCAAAACATGTGGTCGGTTGATGATTACAGAGGAGAATCCAAATTGGGTTATAGAGGAAATGCCGACTGAACGAATTATGGGGGACATGATTTTGTTGCCAACAGGAGATGTATTGATTGTCAATGGAGCCAAAAATGGGTCTGCTGGTTGGAATTATGCGAGGTCCCCTGTTTTGAATCCTGCTCTCTACCATTCTGATTTCAATTCAAAACCTAGCAGGTTTGAAGTGATGAGTGCTTCGAATAGGCCACGAATGTATCATTCAACGGCTCTTTTGATTCCAGACGGTCGCGTTTTGGTGGCTGGAAGCAATTCACACAAAACTTACAATTTCAGTTCTCTCTACCCAACTGATTTAAGCATTGAAGCTTTCTCTCCGCCGTATTTGACCTCGAAAACTCATCCTCGTCCGCGGATTAATTGGATTAAGCCTGGTGTGAAGCTTGTTTATGGCAGGAAATTTTCAGTTGGAGTTGATTTGGGAGGAGAAGAGTTTAATGGGAGAATTGACTTGACAATGGTGGCACCAAGTTTTACTACACATTCATTTTCAATGAACCAGAGAGTATTGTTTCTGGCTGTTGATGgagtggagaagaagaggaatggAGGGTCTGTTATAAAAGCTAATGCTCCAGCGACGGCGGCATTGGCTCCGCCGGGATATTACCTCTTGTTTGTTGTCGGTGATGGTGTGCCAAGTACAGCAATTTGGGTGCATATTCGGAAACGCTAG